The Quercus robur chromosome 7, dhQueRobu3.1, whole genome shotgun sequence genome has a segment encoding these proteins:
- the LOC126692410 gene encoding ERBB-3 BINDING PROTEIN 1 codes for MSSDEEREEKELDLTSPEVVTKYKSAAEIINKALQLVVSECKPKAKIVDVCEIGDSFIREQTGNMYKNVKKKIERGVAFPTCISVNNTVCHFSPLASDETVMEAGDVLKIDMGCHIDGFIAVVAHTHVLQDGPVTGKAADVIAAANTAAEVALRLVRPGKKNKDVTDAIQKVAAAYDCKIVEGVLSHQLKQFVIDGNKVVLSVSNTDTRVDDAEFEENEVYAIDIVTSSGEGKPKLLDEKQTTIYKRAVDKNYHLKMKASRFIFSEISQKFPIMPFTARALEEKRARLGLVECVNHELLQPYPVLHEKPGDYVAHIKFTVLLMPNGSDRVTSHPLKELQPTKTIDDPEIKAWLALGTKTKKKGGGKKKKGKKGDKTEESTEADPMDETTTNGAASQE; via the exons ATGTCGTCGGACGAAGAAAGAGAGGAGAAGGAGTTGGATCTCACTTCCCCTGAAGTCGTCACCAAATACAAAAGCGCTGCCGAGATCATTAaca AGGCTTTGCAGTTAGTTGTATCTGAATGCAAACCAAAGGCTAAGATTGTAGATGTTTGCGAGATTGGTGACTCTTTCATTAGAGA GCAAACTGGCAATATGTACAAGAATGTTAAGAAGAAGATTGAAAGGGGTGTTGCGTTCCCAACTTGCATTTCTGTAAACAACACTGTGTGTCATTTCTCTCCACTCGCGAGCGATGAGACCGTGATGGAAGCCGGTGATGTCTTGAAAAT TGATATGGGTTGCCATATAGATGGGTTTATCGCGGTTGTGGCACATACTCATGTTCTTCAGGATGGGCCGGTTACTGGAAAGGCAGCTGATGTAATTGCCGCAGCTAATACAGCTGCGGAAGTTGCTTTGAGGCTTGTAAGGCCAGGAAAGAAG AACAAAGATGTAACTGATGCAATTCAGAAGGTTGCAGCTGCTTATGACTGCAAAATTGTTGAGGGTGTTCTTAGCCACCAGCTGAAGCAGTTTGTGATAGATGGTAACAAGGTTGTGCTGAGTGTGTCTAATACAGATACAAGAGTTGATGATGCGGAGTTTGAGGAGAATGAAGTTTATGCTATTGATATTGTAACAAGCTCAGGTGAAGGCAAG CCTAAGTTGTTGGATGAGAAGCAGACAACTATTTACAAGAGAGCTGTTGACAAGAACTACCACCTGAAGATGAAAGCATCTAGGTTTATTTTCAGTGAAATAAGCCAGAAATTCCCTATCATGCCATTCACTGCTAG GGCTCTGGAGGAGAAGAGGGCTCGTCTTGGTTTAGTGGAATGTGTTAATCATGAGCTATTGCAGCCATATCCTGTTCTTCATGAGAAGCCTG GTGATTATGTTGCTCACATCAAATTCACGGTTTTACTAATGCCAAATGGGTCAGATCGGGTCACATCTCATCCTCTGAAGGAGCTGCAGCCCACAAAGACAATAGATGATCCTGAAATCAAGGCTTGGTTAGCCTTGGGCacaaagacaaagaagaaagggggtggaaagaagaagaaag GTAAAAAGGGTGACAAAACTGAAGAGTCCACAGAAGCTGATCCTATGGATGAAACAACTACAAATGGTGCTGCATCCCAGGAATGA